The following are from one region of the Amylibacter sp. IMCC11727 genome:
- a CDS encoding zf-TFIIB domain-containing protein, whose product MKCPIDGATLSIVYRDEIEIDYCPTCRGVWLDRGELDKLIDRASVSAPAPVHQHIVTQVKEPKKYKKKKKKGLLGEIFDFLD is encoded by the coding sequence ATGAAATGTCCAATTGATGGAGCAACGCTGTCCATTGTTTACCGCGACGAAATCGAGATTGATTATTGCCCAACCTGCCGCGGTGTTTGGCTAGACCGTGGCGAGTTGGACAAGCTGATTGACCGCGCTTCTGTCAGCGCCCCTGCCCCCGTTCATCAACATATTGTGACGCAAGTGAAAGAGCCGAAGAAATACAAAAAGAAGAAGAAAAAGGGTCTGCTTGGCGAGATTTTCGACTTTTTGGATTAA
- a CDS encoding M20 family metallopeptidase — protein sequence MTSKKSDALHQIETYFDQGRFQSELARLVSFQTESQTGEAMPAMVSYLNDGIAPRLAAIGFDCTTCDNPQAHGGPIMVAVREERPDLPTVLIYGHGDVVHGQAGQWDNEMDPYTLRETDDRYFGRGVADNKGQHLINIAALEAVLAVRGAMGFNVKILMEMSEEIGSTGLAEFCAQNREMLAADVLIASDGPRVVADTPTLFLGSRGVVNFDLKVTLRDGANHSGNWGGLLRDPAMVLAQALASITDADGQILIPEWRPDSLTDEVKADLAAIPVEGDGIDPSWNEAGLSTAEKVFGWNSFAVLALDHGEPEAPQNAIAGSARATCQLRFVVGTDEADILPALRRHLDAGGFASVEIECVEGVAPATRSNADNPWVQAVAASLEDVMGKKPHILPNLAGWIPNHCFSEVLGMPTVWIPHSYKGCSQHAPNEHVLKDICRDALRGMVGVFWDIGGRSGLTRRDRRKSATEI from the coding sequence ATGACATCCAAAAAATCCGACGCCCTTCACCAAATTGAAACCTATTTTGATCAAGGTCGGTTTCAGTCTGAGTTGGCGAGACTCGTTTCGTTTCAAACCGAGAGCCAGACGGGCGAAGCGATGCCTGCGATGGTGTCGTATCTGAACGACGGGATTGCCCCGCGTTTGGCGGCCATTGGGTTTGACTGCACCACCTGTGACAACCCTCAGGCCCACGGTGGGCCGATTATGGTGGCCGTTCGGGAGGAGCGCCCAGATTTACCTACTGTGCTGATCTATGGCCATGGGGACGTGGTGCATGGACAGGCCGGGCAATGGGATAACGAGATGGACCCCTATACCTTGCGCGAAACCGATGATCGGTATTTCGGGCGCGGTGTTGCAGACAATAAGGGGCAGCATTTGATCAACATTGCCGCGCTTGAGGCTGTTTTGGCTGTGCGCGGGGCGATGGGGTTCAACGTGAAAATCCTGATGGAAATGTCAGAGGAGATCGGCTCCACTGGCTTGGCCGAGTTTTGCGCGCAAAACCGCGAGATGTTGGCGGCGGATGTTTTGATCGCCTCTGACGGGCCGCGTGTGGTGGCAGACACCCCTACCCTGTTTCTGGGATCCCGTGGGGTGGTGAATTTCGATTTGAAAGTGACCTTGCGCGACGGGGCGAACCATTCAGGCAATTGGGGTGGATTGTTGCGTGATCCTGCAATGGTGTTGGCCCAAGCGCTGGCGTCCATCACAGATGCAGATGGGCAAATCCTGATCCCTGAATGGCGGCCTGACAGCTTAACAGATGAAGTTAAGGCGGATTTGGCGGCGATCCCTGTTGAGGGAGATGGAATTGATCCAAGCTGGAATGAGGCGGGTCTGAGCACGGCGGAAAAAGTGTTTGGATGGAATTCATTCGCGGTGCTGGCGCTGGATCATGGGGAGCCAGAAGCACCGCAAAATGCGATTGCTGGGTCGGCGCGAGCAACGTGTCAGCTGCGGTTTGTGGTTGGGACAGATGAAGCGGATATCCTGCCTGCGTTGCGGCGGCATTTGGATGCAGGTGGGTTCGCATCGGTTGAGATCGAATGTGTTGAGGGCGTTGCCCCTGCCACGCGCAGCAATGCGGATAATCCGTGGGTGCAGGCCGTTGCGGCATCGCTGGAGGATGTTATGGGCAAAAAGCCCCATATCTTGCCGAATTTAGCGGGCTGGATTCCGAACCATTGTTTTAGCGAGGTGCTGGGGATGCCAACGGTTTGGATACCACACTCCTACAAAGGCTGTTCGCAACATGCGCCAAATGAGCATGTTTTGAAGGATATATGTCGCGATGCGCTGCGGGGGATGGTTGGGGTGTTTTGGGATATTGGGGGAAGATCAGGCCTAACGCGCCGAGACCGTAGAAAATCTGCAACGGAAATCTGA
- the tsf gene encoding translation elongation factor Ts, with translation MAITAALVKELREKSGAGMMDAKKALTAVDGNMEEAMDWLRTKGLATAAKKSGRTAAEGLVAVKVENGVGVAVEVNAETDFVGKNAEFQSMVADIANAALSVDDVDALKAADIDGKTVETVVTDAIAKIGENMSVRRMAKVSGDVVGTYIHTAAADGMGKIGVLVALKGGDEAFAKQVAMHVAAADPRPQSLSEADLDPAVVAKEEKILTDQARESGKPENIIENMIKGRMKKFFGEVTLVNQSFVINPDVSVGQAAKDAGAEILGFVRLEVGEGIEKKEEDFAAEVAKTMGG, from the coding sequence ATGGCTATCACAGCTGCACTCGTTAAAGAACTGCGCGAAAAATCAGGCGCAGGCATGATGGACGCGAAAAAAGCGCTCACAGCCGTAGACGGCAACATGGAAGAAGCCATGGACTGGTTGCGCACCAAAGGTCTGGCAACAGCGGCGAAAAAATCTGGCCGTACAGCGGCTGAAGGCCTCGTTGCGGTCAAAGTTGAAAACGGCGTTGGTGTTGCGGTCGAAGTGAACGCAGAAACCGACTTTGTTGGTAAAAACGCAGAATTCCAATCCATGGTTGCTGATATTGCCAATGCTGCATTGTCTGTTGATGACGTTGACGCGCTCAAAGCGGCTGACATCGACGGCAAAACAGTTGAAACAGTGGTCACAGACGCCATCGCCAAAATCGGCGAAAACATGTCCGTGCGCCGCATGGCCAAAGTGTCTGGCGATGTTGTGGGCACATACATCCACACCGCAGCCGCTGACGGCATGGGCAAAATCGGCGTTCTCGTAGCACTCAAAGGCGGCGACGAAGCCTTCGCGAAACAAGTGGCCATGCACGTAGCAGCCGCTGACCCGCGCCCACAGTCCCTGTCCGAAGCAGACCTCGACCCAGCGGTTGTGGCCAAGGAAGAAAAAATCCTCACAGACCAAGCCCGCGAGTCAGGTAAGCCAGAAAACATCATCGAAAACATGATCAAAGGCCGCATGAAGAAATTCTTCGGCGAAGTGACCCTTGTGAACCAGTCTTTCGTGATCAACCCTGACGTAAGCGTAGGCCAAGCCGCCAAAGACGCAGGCGCAGAAATCCTCGGCTTTGTTCGCCTCGAAGTTGGCGAAGGCATCGAGAAAAAAGAAGAAGACTTTGCAGCGGAAGTTGCGAAAACAATGGGTGGCTAA